Part of the Oncorhynchus masou masou isolate Uvic2021 chromosome 24, UVic_Omas_1.1, whole genome shotgun sequence genome is shown below.
tccactgctgtcccgtcaatgtggataggggggtgctccctctgctgtatcctgaaatccacgatcatctcctttgttttgttgacgttgcgtgagaggttgttttcctgactccacactccgagagccctcacctcctccctgtaggctgtctcgtcgttgttggtaatcaagcccactactgttgtgtcgtctgcaaacttgatgatttgagttggaggtgtgcatggccacacagtcatgggtgaacagggagtacaggagtggggtGAGCACACACCCTGAAAGTCCAGGAACAATGGTGACCATATTGATGCAGTCTGGGCCaacagccttgcaagggttaacacgtttaaatgtcttactcatgtcagccacggagaaggagagggggggccCGCAGTCCtcatcggtggcactgtattatcctcaaagcaggcaaagaatgtgtttagtttgtctggaagaaagacgtcggtgtccatgatgtggctgattttctttttgtagtccgtaattgcctgtagaccctgccacatacgtcttgtgtctgagccattgaattgcgactccactttgtccctataacaacatttcacatttttgattgccttgtggagggaataactacactgtttatattcggccatattcccggTCATCTGTCCATGGTTAAAGGCAGTGGTTTaaccatactgtacatacagtatctacaccTGTCCTGATCCTGAGTTTTTCCCTGTGACGCCATCCTCTGTGTTGCTGATGATAGCCACGATATCCTCTGCCTTGACCTTTTTCTTCATGCGGAGTAGAGTCTGGACCAGTGTCTCAGAGGCTGTGGtcatcccctccttctccacccaGGCCCTCAGTAGGCTGGAGCATTGCTCCTGGGAGTCATTGGGAAAGTTCAGCTGGTGGGATTCTATGGTGGTATGTGTCATCCCACTGCACTCGGCCACCTGTTTCATGTCCCTCCACCCCAAGGTCTTAGCGATGTCTGGGAGGTGTGGCCAGAGATTAACACCTGAAACCAAAGAAGAAAGACGGATTATGGGTAATTCTTAGTTGGAAATAACATACATAAGGTTCAAATTAGCACACATCAGTAGTAACATTGATGATGTTCTTACCTCTCAGTGGCTGCATTTCctgcaaaaaaaataaatacatgtaaaacaCATTCACCATTGATATTTAACTCACTAATTATAATAGGTGACATGATATGTAACAGTGATGTAGCACTAGAGATGCATGTCTGTGTTTTTAGCAGTGGCAGAGGGACAGAGTGGAGTACTGTGACACTTTcaagaagccggtgtttggaagacatattggcacgggtgttgttaggcccaaGACGAAGTCCACAATATATAGTCCCTACACAAATATAGGGTtactacccaagccggctggtcgtttgttctaaatgttccattgccatactggctggcaacattcctttcacttgcttgctagctagccaactacggttAATTTACAGTCACGACAAACAGTGCAGAcagctgcatttgcatttatttaagctgttttctaCGAGGATACATCCATGAGTTAATGAGGcgcgatttcgcctggcatagaaaatgtgctctcatTAGGACaatgttgttcagaggagctagacaacaacacagccaacacaataacttcaaactgaagctgggaagactgcaaactagctgcactttgtttagtttctttgtatatatccataaaaaatgtCAGAatgaacagagtaaataggcattttaacgtcatagatttagccggtgataacttgtggaatagacaccgacTGGAATGTGCTTTTAACCATTCAGATTTAGACCCACCCCTTGTATAAATTGAAGATATTTACCTCTGAACTCCGGTTGGGCAGTTCTGTCAAACCACCATTTGGCCCTAACAAAGGAAATTGGAGACATGTCAATGCTATTTCAAGGACGACTCAAAACCAGATACATTTGGAAAGGGAGCTTTTCAACAAGCTAGACTTCTGTGCTCTTCAAACACTTTAACTAAATTAGAGAAGAACCTCTTCTGCCCCCTTTTGGTGATTTAGCATAGCCTACAACTGGCAGAATGACAGAACACTTACCAAAACAACATTTATTATTTCGCCACAGGCAAATGATCACAATCAAAACAACAAAAAGAACAGTAGTCAGGACACTGGATACTACTGCCAAATTGCTTCCTGCAAGAAAGGAAAATAAAAGCCCAATGTTTAGATAAAAAACAACCTTATAACATTCATACTGTAAGTGAAAGAACATCTTCCAAATCATTTTAATGCATTGAAATGTTATGGTTTTGCTCAATTCCCAAACCTTGTTCTTTGAAGGCATGGCATATGGTGTTGTTGGTGGCGCTACAGGCTACCTTGATGCCCTCTTCACTGCATCTTCAAGAGAAATTAAAAGAGTTGATGTGGAAAGGTGTCACTCTAGTCTATAGCCTACACCAGATTTAGTAATAGCACTTTACTGTAGGTGTCCTTATTCATGCATTCTTTATCATGTCTATCTTAATCCTGGTCTTGGGGACCCAAAGggggtgcacatttttgtttttgccttaacaCTACAGCTGATTAAAATGATCAACTCTGCATCAAGCTTTaatgatttgaatcaggtgtgtagtgcctaggcaaaaacaaacatttgcacctctttgggtccccaggacctgGATTAAGAaactgtcacggttcatgaatccactgcctccctctctctttctctttctctctctctctctctctctctctctctctctctctctctctctctccagtgtttgtgtgggcgtggttcccaatctcggcctgattgtctgcgccagctggaaccacttatcttccctttatatgttctgttaccagtgtttcttgttgtcagatcgttgtttcttctctgaggttgtgtcgtgtgtccgtgctcttctcttgtgtggattatctgctgtgctccttcctactcatccggacacactccctggttttctcagcacgttatcatcggaagatgcgcccgagttcctgggtcggattccttctgagtacagtctgtctgtcatgttgctgctgtgaactacattcattaaaccatcgttgcttgcatcttgcatccgcctctgtgttgtaacagaacgatctgaccagaccatggatgcagcgagttcaacgagtctgaccgaattcctttcccgcagtatcacgagaatggatcaacaagaggagaacatctccagcacaggtcgggcagtacaagccctttcgacgcaggtatcccagctgacccaacaattgcaacatctgaggggttccgctgcgccatctacaccggcagttcaa
Proteins encoded:
- the LOC135512322 gene encoding tumor necrosis factor receptor superfamily member 6-like — encoded protein: MNKYTFLYILCILCTVHLTTPFKAEGSSQDILITSKLRTKRQSCQDGTYQHEGMACCLCAAGQHLESHCSVSPEDGTCVYCEEGRTYNSDPNSLDSCEPCTSCDPKANLEVEDRCTIFKDSVCRCQQGHYCNKGKEHCRACYPCTICSEEGIKVACSATNNTICHAFKEQGSNLAVVSSVLTTVLFVVLIVIICLWRNNKCCFGPNGGLTELPNRSSEEMQPLRGVNLWPHLPDIAKTLGWRDMKQVAECSGMTHTTIESHQLNFPNDSQEQCSSLLRAWVEKEGMTTASETLVQTLLRMKKKVKAEDIVAIISNTEDGVTGKNSGSGQV